The Acidimicrobiia bacterium genome contains a region encoding:
- a CDS encoding ECF transporter S component, translated as MSVRGRPVVVYALMLVVGSAAFLYPFWLPSEAVPNQAHSGDAPLVAAVVGALVVVAVALEVRRGTMNGATIALLGVLSAICGLLRLLELPGGGNGIFFLAVLAGVAFGPRFGLLLGLCAMAVSAVITGGIGPWLPFQMLGLAWMTGGAGLLGRVTATTRPRTEVIVVAVYGWCWGFLYGAIMNLWFWPFERDMGPLSWQPGMGLGTTLHHYWSFYVATSLGWDAAGAIVNAVLILVLGVPLLRTLRRFAHRLEPVVELEPDDTASARVQAA; from the coding sequence TCTGGCTGCCGAGCGAGGCGGTCCCGAACCAGGCGCACAGCGGCGACGCGCCGCTCGTCGCCGCGGTCGTCGGTGCGCTCGTGGTCGTCGCGGTCGCGCTCGAGGTGCGTCGCGGCACCATGAACGGCGCGACGATCGCGCTGCTCGGCGTGTTGAGCGCGATCTGCGGACTGCTCCGACTGCTCGAGCTGCCCGGCGGCGGCAACGGGATCTTCTTCCTCGCGGTGCTCGCGGGCGTCGCCTTCGGGCCCCGCTTCGGCCTGCTGCTCGGGCTGTGCGCGATGGCGGTGTCGGCCGTCATCACCGGCGGGATCGGCCCGTGGTTGCCGTTCCAGATGCTCGGGCTCGCGTGGATGACGGGCGGCGCGGGGCTGCTCGGTCGCGTCACCGCGACGACGCGCCCGCGCACCGAGGTGATCGTCGTCGCGGTGTACGGCTGGTGCTGGGGCTTCCTCTACGGGGCGATCATGAACCTCTGGTTCTGGCCCTTCGAGCGCGACATGGGCCCGCTGTCGTGGCAGCCGGGCATGGGGCTCGGCACGACGCTGCACCACTACTGGTCGTTCTACGTCGCGACGTCACTCGGGTGGGACGCCGCCGGCGCGATCGTCAACGCGGTGCTGATCCTCGTGCTCGGCGTCCCGTTGCTCCGCACGCTGCGCCGGTTCGCGCACCGGCTCGAGCCGGTCGTCGAGCTGGAACCCGACGACACGGCGTCGGCCCGCGTTCAGGCCGCGTGA